A genomic stretch from Erigeron canadensis isolate Cc75 chromosome 9, C_canadensis_v1, whole genome shotgun sequence includes:
- the LOC122582436 gene encoding FK506-binding protein 2-like, producing MNSQHYNSATKGMPILILLIIIIGANTVPASAKSTDVTELQIGVKHKPASCEMQAHKGDKIKVHYRGKLTDGTVFDSSFERGTPFEFVLGSGQVIKGWDQGLLGMCVGEKRKLKIPAKMGYGDQGSPPKIPGGATLIFDTELISVNGKGSSVGGVNNKSEL from the exons ATGAATTCACAACATTATAATTCTGCAACAAAAGGAATGCCCATTTTAATCCTACTAATTATTATCATTGGTGCAAATACAGTACCAG CTTCTGCAAAATCCACCGATGTAACGGAGTTGCAGATCGGCGTCAAA CATAAGCCAGCATCTTGTGAGATGCAAGCACACAAAGGGGACAAAATTAAAGTTCATTATCGG GGAAAACTCACTGATGGCACTGTTTTCGATTCCAGCTTTGAAAGGGGAACCCCATTCGAATTTGTGCTTGGCAGTGGTCAAGTGATAAAAG GATGGGACCAGGGACTGTTGGGAATGTGTGTCGGAGAGAAGCGTAAGCTGAAGATACCTGCCAAAATGGGTTACGGTGATCAGGGCTCACCACCTAAAATCCCAG GTGGAGCCACACTCATATTCGATACCGAGCTTATTTCAGTTAATGGAAAAGGATCATCAGTTGGAGGAGTAAATAACAAGAGTGAGCTATGA